In one window of Amblyomma americanum isolate KBUSLIRL-KWMA chromosome 9, ASM5285725v1, whole genome shotgun sequence DNA:
- the LOC144104199 gene encoding zonadhesin-like, which translates to MPKIALLLLFIGGVAVNGQATEMRRRCGVNEVFYPGGRPRPDQFCKPRLTHRALLFKLRWCLCKPGYVRNAWEQCIKQHECSQCRRDANTDFNPCSSACPEICGKPRPLVCTLQCVIGCACPPGFVRAFPKGPCISQRMCQGRCPGRHQFFTACKSACPATCKNPYPRCPRICAGNGCVCQPGYVMLKKEPLTCVRLDQCPGFQKRCPGPNQVYTTCRPRCPATCSASGNSVCTADCAGRGCVCRPGYVQLNAMPLICVRPSQCPPKPKPKCPGPNQVFSTCVSRCHRTCRNPTERFCPAVCAGQGCVCKPGYIMKDTLPLTCVRPEQCPPKLAGAAPLPVRLPITSISK; encoded by the exons ATGCCTAAGATTGCATTGCTGCTTCTTTTTATCGGCGGAGTCGCCGTAAATGGACAGGCTACAG AGATGCGGCGCAGGTGTGGCGTCAATGAAGTCTTCTATCCGGGTGGTAGACCGCGACCAGACCAATTCTGCAAGCCTCGGCTGACCCATCGGGCGCTGCTGTTCAAACTCCGCTGGTGTTTGTGCAAGCCAGGTTACGTGCGGAACGCTTGGGAGCAGTGTATAAAGCAGCATGAATGCAGCCAATGCCGCCGCGACGCCAACACCGACTTCAACCCTTGCTCATCGGCGTGCCCAGAAATTTGCGGCAAGCCACGACCGCTTGTCTGCACACTGCAGTGCGTCATAGGCTGCGCCTGTCCACCGGGCTTCGTGCG AGCTTTCCCAAAGGGCCCTTGCATCAGCCAGCGTATGTGCCAGGGCCGCTGCCCTGGTAGACACCAATTCTTCACGGCCTGCAAGTCTGCGTGCCCCGCGACCTGCAAGAATCCTTACCCGCGATGCCCCAGAATATGCGCAGGCAATGGTTGCGTTTGCCAGCCAGGTTACGTCATGCTGAAGAAGGAACCGCTTACATGCGTCCGCCTCGACCAATGCCCGGGCTTCCAAAAGAGGTGTCCTGGACCGAATCAGGTGTACACCACTTGTCGACCGCGCTGTCCCGCTACTTGCAGTGCCAGTGGGAACAGCGTTTGCACCGCCGACTGTGCAGGTCGAGGGTGCGTCTGCAGACCAGGCTACGTACAGCTAAATGCCATGCCGCTGATATGCGTGCGTCCATCGCAGTGCCCACCTAAGCCTAAGCCAAAGTGCCCGGGTCCCAACCAAGTCTTCTCCACATGCGTATCCCGGTGCCATCGAACTTGCAGGAACCCAACGGAACGCTTTTGCCCTGCTGTCTGCGCTGGACAGGGCTGCGTCTGCAAGCCTGGATATATAATGAAGGACACTTTACCCCTGACATGTGTCCGTCCGGAACAATGTCCTCCGAAACTAGCGGGGGCTGCGCCTCTACCTGTTCGACTTCCGATCACTTCAATTTCTAAATAG